In Mesorhizobium sp. M9A.F.Ca.ET.002.03.1.2, the DNA window CACGGTCACCGCCGCAGCCTTGGCGCCGAGCGCCAGCGCCTTGTGGATGGCGTCTTCCGGCAGATTGGCGATCGCCTCCTTCGACAGCAGGCCTTGCTCGTGCAGCGAGGCCAGGATGCCGGCGTTGAACGTGTCGCCGGCCCCGACCGTATCGACCACCTTGACCTTATCCGGCACGACCGTAACCTTGTGACCCCTGCTGTAGCCGGTGGCGCCTTCGCTGCCATGCGTGACGACGATCAGCGTCGGGCCGCGATCCAGCCAGTTGCGAACGACGTCCTCGTGCGAGCCGGCTTCGCCGAACCAGTTGAGGTCCTCGTCCGACAGCTTCACGATGTCGGCCATGGCCATCATGTTGCGGATGCGCCTGAGGTGTCTGGCCTTGTCCAGGATGAAATTTGGCCGGATGTTGGGGTCGAGCATCATGACGCGGCGGCTGTGCTCGCGCCGCATGAATTCCTCATAGGCCGATCCGGCCGGCTCCGAGATCAGGCTGATGGCGCCGAAAAGCATGGCTTCAACCTCGCTGCCGAGTTCCGGCAGATCATCGACAGTCAGCATGCGTCCGGCTGTGTTTTCGTCATAGAATGTGTAGGTCGCGTGGCCGTTGTCTAGCCGCACGAAGGCAAGCGTGGTCGGACGGGGGGATGTGTGCGCATAGGTGGAACTGACCTGGCTTGCTCTCAGTGCGTCCTTGAATTGGCCGCCGAACAGATCCGACGACAGGCCGGAAAAGAAACCGGCGGGCGCTCCCAGTCGGCCAAGCGCTATTGCCGTGTTGAACACCGCGCCGCCGACATAGGGGGCAAAGGCCGGCTCGCCCTGCGTCGTGGTGCGCGGCAGCATGTCGATCAGGGCTTCGCCGCAACAGAGGATCATGATTTCCTGTTCTCCGGCGGATAGATTACATCCTTGCGGATGATGATGTTGGCGTAGAGCCGCGGCTTGCTTGTTGCGACGATCGCGTGTGCAAACCTGGCCCCTAGATAGAAGTCGGCGCCGGCAAGCGCAACCACCTTGCGGCCTGGCGCGCGCCTGGCGCAGATCCGCCCCATCGTCGCTATGGCACGCGGCGTCGCCAGGAGCTCCGGGCCGAGCGGTGCCGGGATTTCGACCAGCATGCTCAGGCACTCCTGGAAATCATGGTCGAACCGATGAGGAAGCGCTCGGAAAGCGGCAGGCTGGCGCCGCCCAGTGCACGTGCATGAATGCCGACAGTCCCCTCGCGAACGGCTGGGAGCTTCAGGCCTTCGCCGTCGATCTTGCCGATGGCTTCAACAACAGCATTGACGAGCCGGCGCCGCACGGCCTTCGGCATCCATCCGTCGATCACCGCTGCCTCGAAATCGATAACCGAGGACGCCGCCACGATGGCATAGGCAAGCGCCTGCGAGGCGCAGGCGATCCAGTCGTCGAGCTCGACGCCGATCTCGCCCCAATCCTCCGGTGACGTCCACAGATGCGAGGCCTCGACGCCGCGCGCGTTGAGCGCCTTTTCAAGCATGGCGATCGACGCCACGTCGATCAATTGGGTCGGCTTGCCGTCCGGTCCGGGCACCGGCATCGAACCCAGCGCGCCGGCATTGCCGGTCGGTCCGCCGAAAAGGTGACCGTTCAGCACGATGCCGCCGCCGGCGAAGGCACCAATATAGAAATAGACGAAGTCGCGCGCCGCACCCGCCTTGCCGAACACCAGCTCGGCGCCGCAGGCCGAGGTGGCGTCGTTCTGCAGGTAGACCGGGAACTCGCACTGCGCCTGGATGTCGGCGCGGATGTCGCGGTGGCGCCATTCGTCCATGACGTCGCGCGGCGCACCTGCCGTATCGGCCCAGTTCCACAATTCGAACGGCATGGCGATGCCAAGTCCGGCAATGCGCTTGTCCTGCGCCGGGGTGAGTTCGCCGCGCATCGTCTTCATGCCGGAGGTGACGAATTCGACCGTCTCGCGCGGTGCCGGATAGCGGTAGGAATGCTGCAGCATGGAGCGCACATTGCCGAGGAAATCGATCAGCACGAGTTCGGCGCTGCGCCGGCCGATCTTCAGACCGATGAAATAGGCGCCATCGGGATTGAGCGCCATCGGAATGGACGGCTGGCCGATCTTGCCGCGCAGCGGCGCCTGGCGGACGAGGAGGTTGTCCACCTCGAGCTCGCGCATGATGACCGAAACCGTCTGGGCCGAAAGCCCGGTCATGCGCGCAATGTCGGACTTGGCCAGGCTGCCGTGCTGACGCACAAGTGACAGCACCAGCCGCTCATTGTGGTCGCGCATGCCGCTCTGGTTGGTGCCGCGATGAATTCGGCTTTCGGCTGCCTCGGGCGAACCGTGCCTCGGAATGCCGGTCTCCACCCCTGTTCCTCCCGTCGGTTCCCCTCAATGCTTTTGAGCCAGAATGGGTGAACGATGCAACGCTGTCAATAATAAATAAGAGTGATTTAATTATTGACAGCGACCTCGGCCTGGTATTCTCTTGGGGCAGGCATCGGCGCTGGGAAAAGTCGTTTGGATGCCGGAATGGATCAATGGGAGGAAATCGTGACCAAGACAGCACTACTGAAGTCCACCGTTTTTGCCACGGCCGGACTGGGTCTGATGGCGTTCACTTCGGCTGCGTCCGCCGCCGACGTCGGCGCCTGCCTGATCACCAAAACCGACACCAATCCCTTCTTCGTTAAGATGAAGGAAGGCGCCTCGGCGAAGGCCAAGGAACTCGGCGTCGACCTCAAGGCTTACGCCGGCAAGATCGACGGCGACAGCGAGAGCCAGGTGGCGGCGATCGAAAGCTGCATCGCCGACGGCGCCAAGGGCATCCTGATCACCGCGTCGGACACCAAGGGCATCGTTCCAGCGGTGAAGAAGGCACGTGACGCCGGTCTGCTCGTGATCGCGCTGGACACGCCGCTTGATCCGCTCGACGCTGCCGACGCGACCTTCGCGACGGACAATCTGGAGGCCGGCAAGCTGATTGGCGCGTGGGCCGCTGCGACGCTCGGCGACGCGGCGAAGGATGCCAGGATCGGCTTCCTCGACCTGACGCCTTCGCAGCCGACGGTAGACGTGTTGCGCGACCAGGGCTTCATGATGGGCTATGGCATCGACGTAAAGGACCCCAACAAGATCGGCGACGAGGACGATGCACGCATCGTCGGCCACGATGTCACCAACGGCAACGAGGAAGGCGGCCGCAAGGCGATGGAGAACCTTCTCCAGAAGGACCCCGGCATCAACGTCATCCATACCATCAATGAGCCTGCAGCCGTCGGCGCCTACCAGGCGCTCAAGGCCGTGGGCCTCGAAGGCAATGTGCTGATCGTGTCGGTTGACGGCGGCTGCCCCGGCGTGAAGTCGGTCACGGAGGGCGTGATCGGTGCGACCTCACAGCAATATCCGCTGCAGATGGCGGCACTCGGCATCGAGGCGATCGCCGCTTTCGCCAAGGACGGGACGAAGCCCAAGCCGACGGAAGGCAAGGATTTCTTCGACACGGGCGTCAACCTCGTGACCGACAAGCCGGCAGACGGTGTGAAGTCCATCGACACCAAGGAAGGCCTGGCCAAGTGCTGGGGCTGATGCCGGTCTGACAGGCAACGCAACCGATCGGCCGGGGGCTTGATCCCCGGCCGCTTCGGGTGGACGATGCGCAATCGCGAGCGCGAACAATTCCGACGGCAGATCGGGAATGGTGAACGGGCGTCGGCGTAGCTGAAGCCCAATGGAGGAAACATGAGCCAGGTTCAGGAATTCGAGAAGGCTATCTCGAGCAGCGACAGCGTCGCTGCTTTTGACGAGCACGGTACGTCGGTCGTCAAGCGCATCCAGCATTTCCTGCATTCCACTCCGGCTGCGGTGCCGCTGATCGTGCTGGTTCTGGCGATCGCCATTTTCGGCGCCACGATCGGAGGACGGTTCTTTTCGTCCTACACGCTGACGCTGATCCTGCAGCAGATCGCCATCGTCGGAATTCTCGGGGCCGCGCAGACGCTGGTCATCCTTACAGCCGGCATCGACCTGTCAATCGGCGTGATCATGGTGATTTCAGCCGTGATCATGGGCAATTGCGCGGTCACCTATGGTCTGCCGACCTTACTTGCCGTGGTGATCGGGCTTGCCGCGGGCGGGGCCTGCGGGCTGCTCAACGGGCTGCTGGTTGCTTACATGAAGTTGCCGCCCTTCATCGTCACGCTCGGCACCTGGAACATCGTCATGGCCACCAACTTCATCTATTCGGCCAATGAGACGATCCGCGACGCCGACGTCGACGTCCAGGCGCCGTTGCTGCATTTGTTTGGTCTGAACTTCAAGGTCGGCACGGCGGTGCTGACACTCGGCGTCGTTGCCATGGTCGTGCTGGTGCTGATCCTGTGGTACGTGCTCAATCACACGGCATGGGGCCGTCATGTCTACGCCGTTGGCGACGACCCGGAGGCGGCGAAGCTGTCGGGCATCCAGACCAAGAAGGTGCTGATCGCGGTCTACACCCTGGCCGGGCTGATCGCCGCTTTCGCCGCCTGGGTCTCCATCGGCCGCAACGGCTCGATCTCGCCGTCCGCCGCCGTCACCGACTACAATTTGCAGGCGATCACCGCGACGGTGATCGGCGGCATTTCCCTCTTCGGCGGACGCGGCTCTATTCTGGGCACTCTGTTCGGCGCGATGATCGTCGGCGTCGTCTCAATGGGCCTCAACATGATGGGCGCCGATCCGCAATGGAAAGTGCTGCTCACCGGTGTGCTGATCATCGGCGCCGTGGCGATCGACCAGTGGATCAGAAAGGTTTCGGTGTAATCATGACCCAGGAGCCCATCCTCACCGCGCGCGGCCTCCTCAAGCGTTACGGCCGCGTCACCGCGCTGAACAATTGCGATTTCGATCTCTATCCGGGAGAAATCCTGGCTGTGATCGGCGACAATGGCGCAGGCAAGTCGACGCTGATCAAGGCGATCTCGGGCGCCGTGATCCCGGACGAGGGGATCATCGAGCTGGACGGCAAGCCGGTGCTCTTCAAGTCGCCCATCGAGGCCCGTGAAGCCGGCATCGAAACCGTCTACCAGAACCTGGCACTGTCGCCGGCGCTGTCGATCGCCGACAACATGTTTCTCGGTCGCGAGATCCGCAAACCGGGTTTTCTGGGCGACTGGCTGCGCATGCTCGACCGGCCGGCAATGGAGAAGCGTGCCCGCGACAAGCTCACCGAACTTGGCCTGATGACCATACAGAACATCAGCCAGGCCGTGGAAACGCTCTCGGGCGGCCAACGCCAGGGCGTGGCGGTGGCGCGCGCCGCCGCCTTCGGCTCGAAGATGGTCATCATGGATGAGCCGACGGCGGCGTTAGGCGTCAAGGAGAGCCGCCGCGTGCTCGAACTGATCCTCGACGTGAAGAAGCGCGGCCTGCCGATCGTGCTGATCTCGCACAACATGCCGCATGTCTTCGAGGTGGCCGACCGCATTCACATCCATAGGCTGGGTCGTCGCCTCTGTGTCATCGATCCCAAGCAATATACGATGTCCGACGCCGTCGCCTTCATGACTGGAGCGAAGCTTCCGCCGGAGGCGGCGCTGGCCGCCTGAGTCGCCAAATTGCCGCAGGGCTGGTGGCCCCTTGGCTGCCTGAATCGATTGAACATCTAGTGAGATGCACTAGCATGGGGTGGGAGGAATAGTGAAAGCCGGTATGATCATGGCAACCGCACGAGAGGCAGCATGACGCGCGCGATGACATCCGAAGCTCCCATCCCCGAAAACTCCGATCCCAAGGCGCTCGCCGATGAAGTCTTGAAGGCCCTCAAATACAGGCTCGGCAAGGATACCAGCGTCGCGACGCAATACGACTGGCTCACCGCCTCGATCAAGGTCGTGCGTGACCATATCGTCGATCATTGGATGCAGGCGACGAAAGAGGCTTACGATCAGCAGGAAAAGCGCGTCTACTATTTGTCGCTCGAATTCCTCATCGGCCGCCTCATGCGCGATGCCTTCTCCAATCTCGGCCTGATGGACAACATGCGCGAAGCGCTGTCGTCGCTTGGCGTCGATCTCGACATCATTGCCGCGCTCGAACCGGATGCGGCCCTTGGCAATGGCGGTCTCGGCCGGCTCGCCGCCTGCTTCATGGAAAGCATGGCGACAGTCGATATCCCCGCGCATGGCTATGGCATTCGCTACGCCAACGGCATGTTCCGGCAGGAAATCCATGACG includes these proteins:
- a CDS encoding ATP-binding cassette domain-containing protein; the protein is MTQEPILTARGLLKRYGRVTALNNCDFDLYPGEILAVIGDNGAGKSTLIKAISGAVIPDEGIIELDGKPVLFKSPIEAREAGIETVYQNLALSPALSIADNMFLGREIRKPGFLGDWLRMLDRPAMEKRARDKLTELGLMTIQNISQAVETLSGGQRQGVAVARAAAFGSKMVIMDEPTAALGVKESRRVLELILDVKKRGLPIVLISHNMPHVFEVADRIHIHRLGRRLCVIDPKQYTMSDAVAFMTGAKLPPEAALAA
- a CDS encoding sugar ABC transporter substrate-binding protein, whose product is MAFTSAASAADVGACLITKTDTNPFFVKMKEGASAKAKELGVDLKAYAGKIDGDSESQVAAIESCIADGAKGILITASDTKGIVPAVKKARDAGLLVIALDTPLDPLDAADATFATDNLEAGKLIGAWAAATLGDAAKDARIGFLDLTPSQPTVDVLRDQGFMMGYGIDVKDPNKIGDEDDARIVGHDVTNGNEEGGRKAMENLLQKDPGINVIHTINEPAAVGAYQALKAVGLEGNVLIVSVDGGCPGVKSVTEGVIGATSQQYPLQMAALGIEAIAAFAKDGTKPKPTEGKDFFDTGVNLVTDKPADGVKSIDTKEGLAKCWG
- a CDS encoding carbohydrate kinase, whose translation is MILCCGEALIDMLPRTTTQGEPAFAPYVGGAVFNTAIALGRLGAPAGFFSGLSSDLFGGQFKDALRASQVSSTYAHTSPRPTTLAFVRLDNGHATYTFYDENTAGRMLTVDDLPELGSEVEAMLFGAISLISEPAGSAYEEFMRREHSRRVMMLDPNIRPNFILDKARHLRRIRNMMAMADIVKLSDEDLNWFGEAGSHEDVVRNWLDRGPTLIVVTHGSEGATGYSRGHKVTVVPDKVKVVDTVGAGDTFNAGILASLHEQGLLSKEAIANLPEDAIHKALALGAKAAAVTVSRAGANPPWRHEIA
- a CDS encoding ROK family transcriptional regulator; protein product: METGIPRHGSPEAAESRIHRGTNQSGMRDHNERLVLSLVRQHGSLAKSDIARMTGLSAQTVSVIMRELEVDNLLVRQAPLRGKIGQPSIPMALNPDGAYFIGLKIGRRSAELVLIDFLGNVRSMLQHSYRYPAPRETVEFVTSGMKTMRGELTPAQDKRIAGLGIAMPFELWNWADTAGAPRDVMDEWRHRDIRADIQAQCEFPVYLQNDATSACGAELVFGKAGAARDFVYFYIGAFAGGGIVLNGHLFGGPTGNAGALGSMPVPGPDGKPTQLIDVASIAMLEKALNARGVEASHLWTSPEDWGEIGVELDDWIACASQALAYAIVAASSVIDFEAAVIDGWMPKAVRRRLVNAVVEAIGKIDGEGLKLPAVREGTVGIHARALGGASLPLSERFLIGSTMISRSA
- a CDS encoding RbsD/FucU domain-containing protein; translated protein: MLVEIPAPLGPELLATPRAIATMGRICARRAPGRKVVALAGADFYLGARFAHAIVATSKPRLYANIIIRKDVIYPPENRKS
- a CDS encoding ABC transporter permease yields the protein MSQVQEFEKAISSSDSVAAFDEHGTSVVKRIQHFLHSTPAAVPLIVLVLAIAIFGATIGGRFFSSYTLTLILQQIAIVGILGAAQTLVILTAGIDLSIGVIMVISAVIMGNCAVTYGLPTLLAVVIGLAAGGACGLLNGLLVAYMKLPPFIVTLGTWNIVMATNFIYSANETIRDADVDVQAPLLHLFGLNFKVGTAVLTLGVVAMVVLVLILWYVLNHTAWGRHVYAVGDDPEAAKLSGIQTKKVLIAVYTLAGLIAAFAAWVSIGRNGSISPSAAVTDYNLQAITATVIGGISLFGGRGSILGTLFGAMIVGVVSMGLNMMGADPQWKVLLTGVLIIGAVAIDQWIRKVSV